CAAGGTGAACTACAGGCTGCGCAGGGTGCTTTAGCTCAATTGCAACAAGAGCTTGAATCGGTCCGAAGTGAGCTTGTCAAGTCGACGGAGATTGCGGACGTGGCTGGGGTAGAAAAGAGCGTCATGGCGGGAGAATTGCGCACGGCCAGGGAGCAACTAGGAGAACTGAGAGAACGGATAGGGCAGCTTGAAGGACTGACCCAGAGCGGAGAGGAGGTCAAGAGGGAATTGGCTACTGCCAAGGAGCAGCTCGAAAACGCTATGGCCGGACGTGCCAATCTCGAACAGCAACTCGCCGCGGCCCAACAGCAGCACGAAACCTTCCAACGTCAGAGCGAAGAGATGAGACAGGCCCTTGGAGCGGCTCAAGCCCGAGTCATGACTATGCAAGACCAATTGGACGATGTGGAGATGCGTGCGCCCGCGAGCGAAATAGACGAGCTCCGAGCTAAGGTTGGCTCTATGACAGAACAGCTTGCCGAGATGGAGAGTCTGCGGGCACAGGTAGCTGAAGTGGACGACCTCCGGATTCAAGTAGCTGAGCTAGAGGATACTCGGGCCCAAGTCACGGAGCTAGAGCGGCTTTTGGCCGAGGCTCAAGCTGGTGCTCAGGATGCACAGGAGGTGGTGTCGCTTCGCTCCAAAGTTGACGAGCTTGACAAGTTACGACAGCGTGCGGAAGACGAGCTTCGCAGTCGCGTAGAGGGTATGAACCATCTCGAAGCTCATGTAGGAGCATTGGAAGAGGAGTTACGTGGGGTGGAATCTCTTCGAGAAGAAATACGGGCGTTACAGCAAATGTGAGTCGCTCATTCACGGATGGCTGATTCTTTGCTAACATGTTCTGATTCAGGTCTACCGAACAGCAACAGCTCATTTCCGAGCTCCAAAGTCGTCCGGCTTCGGGCAATACTGCTACTTCGTCGGACGCCCTGGAACGACTACAAGAACAGTATGACATGGTCTTGCAAGATGCTAAACGTATGACCGCCGAGGTCGAGGGATATGACGATAAGCTTCTCGAGTGAGCCGATTCTTCTTTTTATTATTCGTGACTATGTTCCGATCCATACTGCCTTTCAGGGTCCTTaagagggagaagaagctCGAGCTCAAGGTTGGGAACCTCACTCGTAAATTGCGCGCCACCCAAGCCAAATTGGATGCAGCCAAAGTCACTCAGGATGCACCACCCACTGCAAGTACCTCTGCCCCCACAACATCCGCACCCAACCCCATTGCCCCCCAACGAACAAATTCTACTGCTTCGAGCACCACGGGGACCAGCTCCCTTTTCACCCAATCCGCTTCGTCGGCGGGGACCTCGATTTTCTCGTCTTCGGGCAGCACCGCTAAATTACCTTTATCGAGCACAACCGCTTCGAAATTCTCAAAGTCCATGCCAAGCAGCAGAGTTCCCCAGTCACCCTCCCGATCTCCGACCCGACCCACTGTGCCCGACTTTGGCCCTAAAATCGCAGGTAATATTAACTCGACCACGACCACCGCGTCAGCCACCAGCACTGGTGCCGGCAATGGGCGAGCCGCTCTACGACCACTACCGATATTCAGTTCTCAACCAGCACCTGCCTCTTTGGCACCCGCGCCAGATAAAGAACCATCGAAAAGTGCACAAGCCAACGAAGCCGCTTCGCGCAAACGCCCCATTCCGGACGAATTTTCGACTGCTACGCCTGGGACACACGCCGAGGTTGCGATGACCACTCCTCGCACGCATTTACGATTTAAAACGCTCTCTGGCACGGGGGCAGCCGCCAACCGAAAAGGACTGACACCTTCGCGGAAGGCGTAGTGATCGGTGGTATGATATGTTCAGATGGGACTGAGTGATTGTAAATATGACATTGCGGTGTACGATTCGGGTACGGACTACATTGATAATTTGTTCGCTGTAGTAGATACATTATACCCAAATTATTGTTTGTTTCTGCATGGTTATTATTTGGAGGGACATACGACCCTGGATCGACAGGCTTGTCCGAGACATAATAATGGCGAGTCGAGCCATATTATTCCCAATGATACGTCCGGTCAATTAAATAAAGCATTCCTTTCTACTCGGGCTTGGTCACACAATTGCCGTATAGCTGGTGCATAACCAGTACGATTAGATAGAAAAATGCAGCATCATACAAGTATACGTTGGCAGACCAATAGAAAAGTAAGAGACAATACGAGGCTACAAGTCTATTCAAACTCAGTTCGTTTGACAGAATGATACGATTGAAACATCGGATGTGATAGAAAAGCGGTGCAACAGTTGATGCAGCCATGTGCCCATCACTCTGAGAACTCAGGTTGCGAGATCGTTGAAGTATGGGTGGGTGAGAGCGCGCTTGGCTGAGAGAAAATCAGTTTCATATAATAACTAAGTTGAATGCCAAAAACATACCAGAAATACGGTGTGCAGTATCGTATATCAAACTTTGCTGTTGACAGTGGTATCAGGTATATGCATAAACGCAAGGGGAAAACGCATACCGCGATAAGATCCAAACCTTGTGCGTCGATTCCCCGAACAGTTTGTGAAAGTTCGACTGCCGACCATCGCGGGAAGGTTTCCTTATAGTCAGGTAGTTGAGATACTCCTGGCCAAATCTCTTCGTTTGGTGTTCCGAGTAGCCTAGAACAAATCAGCTGGAGGTGAAATAATTCAAAATCAAATCAAATACCTGAATATCTTGAATATCTGGTCAATCTCCGAGTCGCCTGGGAAGAGCGGTTGACCGTGCATAACCATTTCGGCAACAATGCACCCAACAGACCACATGTCAATTGCTGTGCTGTAATGACGAGAACCCAGCAAGACTTCCGGAGATCGGTACCAGAGAGTTACGACCTAGCAATTGACGTTATTAATGAAACGCAGTAGAAATGTACGGCAGCGAACCTCATGGGTGTAAGTACGCAGTGGTATACCAAATGCACGAGCAAGACCAAAGTCGGCAAGTTTCAGATTTTCGTCAGTATCTGTTCTCATTGTTAGCGTGTGAAAACAACCAATCGAATGGTTTCACTCCACCTATCAACAAGTTCTGTGGCTTCAAGTCACGATGGAGTATTCGATGACCGTGGCAGTATCGTAGACCAGCTAAGAGCTGGTAGGTGAATTTCtaataaaacaaaataaGGATTGAATAAGGGCCAGGTGGCGTCACAAAGAGCAAATATACTACCTTGATGAGTTGCTTGTCGAGACCTCGATTGCCATTCTTCGAGTTGACTGTTTCCATGTACCTAGGGATATTCGGTGGATAAACATGATAAATATTGAGGCTTGTTACTGAAGCGAACAAAGATGTACCGCTTCAAATCCATGTCCAAGAATTCGAATACTAGATATAGCTTGCTATCTGCGTGCACTATATCCAATAATCTTCGTTTATTTGAAGTGTCAGTGTTGTATAAATCGTTCAAAAAAGACGCGAAACTCACGCGACAACATTGTCATCTTTTAATTCTTTTAGTAAGCTGATTTCGCGTATCGCAGTACTAGGAACTCCTTCATCCTCGGCTTCCAAGCGAATCTTCTTCAGCGCCACAATACGCCCGGTATTGATATCGCGCGCCTTGTACACAACACCATACGTCCCTAATAAGAAGCATTAGACCAACCTCGAATTGAGTGCTCATTGCCGCATAGGTTATATGGGACACATTTACTGACCCTCTCCAACTTTCTCAAGTTTCGCGTAGTTTTCCATAGTGGTGAGAGGTCCCAGATGTGGATCGCGTAAGTTGGAGCACTGGTCGAGGTCAAGCCTTGAGGTAGTATAAATTTGCAATAGGGGAGTAACGAGATCACGTGAATAATGGGATTTGTGAAAGATTGATTTATTTACAGTTGAACAATCCGAAACGGGCGCATTTATCCAAAAAGTGCTCATTGGAATAGTTACATGATCCGGATGCTATTCCATGTACTACATCTGCATGGGAAACACGCTACACATTGTGGCACAGCCGCCTTCTCTACGGGGGCCCCGAAAAcccgggagcgctctggagtgctccggttttgggagcctcctcgttaggatccgacagatccggattgctcgccgagcactagggagcactccacgagcacttccgagcgtcataacaaacgctccggaatgttcgccgacaatagcgagtctcGGAGCGCccccgagattttcgggacCCCGTAGCGTTACAATGATGATCTGATCTCGTCTACGTACATATTTTGAATCAGTGGTTAGCTGAGTAGGGCCAAAAAGAGATACTATTTCATACACCCAATCTACAACACAATCTCACAAAATTTGTTCCCAGACGTCAATCCTACGCAGGTATATTTACTAGTAACGTAACCCCGGCCGGGTAACGTGTTATGACTGAACTGGTCAAGCGCTGCCACAGCCTTGATCACAGCTCGAGTAGTTCATATGATCACTCTTTTTCTCGTCTACTCCTATTGATTTCTCAACACTTCAAAAGTACTTTTTACATGATATCAAACCTAAAGGCTCGCGCTAAACGTCGCCTGGGCATCGGCGTACGAGCACAGGATACTGCTGTTCCAGAGTTACCCAATCAAACCGATCCTTCAATATCTGCCATTCCAACTTCGCCGTTACCCGAATCGCCTACCACTCCGAGCAATAATACATCTACTGTGCATCTGAATAATGGCTGGAATATATCAACTACATCGTTGCCCGCCTTGACCCTCAGCACCGACAAACCTTCCGAATCCAGCACGATTGATGATAGCGTCCGTCCTGTTATTGATAATAGACATAGCACAATGAGATTTAAAACGCGTACTGAGATTTATTTATGGTCTGGGCTCAAAAAACTGTCGAGCTTGTTGGATTCAAGCACTGAGGCATTTGGTCCTCTTAAATCGGCTATCGGGGGATTGAAGTGGTGCATCGATCTCTACGAGGTGCGTGATTCCATCCCACTTGCTTGGGCCTTATGCATTAACTCCGCACAGAGCACCATTAGGGCTAATAGCGAATATAATGAACTTCGTGTCAAACTCGATTCACTCCTTGGTGACTTGAGCAAATTCGTAGACCGCCCAATAAATCCTACCATGATGTCCAACGTGATATACCTGAGCAAGTGAGTCAATCTCTAATATTTCTTGTATAAAGATCAACTAATCCTTGATAGGCGAATTCAAACCGAACTAGCACTGGTGCTACAAAAACAGGAACGAGGTCTAATACGACGACACGCAGAAACATTGGGTGATCCAGatgaagtagtgagaatcTACCGTCGTATTAACACTCACCTCGAGCGTTTTATGGTAAGTATCTATGTACCAAGCCTCTGGGTATTATATTTAAGCGTTTCAAAGTTCAATGCCAACTTGAGTATATGGGAGACCATCGAACAGCAATCAACGGTAAGTCTCTAAACTACAGGTCCAAAACGAAGTTTCTGAGGCACACGAAAGGACGCTCTCATCGAGAAGCTATCGTTCGCTACTTCGGCTATGTACAACTCCGCTGAAGCAATCGATGTAAAAAGAGGCCCATGTACTCCGGAAACTCGCCAGAGCGAGCTGGAGCAACTtcgtggatggggacatggagGTCAGTCCCATAACGTGTACTGGCTAAATGGCATGGCTGGCACGGGCAAAACTACGCTTGCGTACAGCCTGTGCGCCGAACTGGACCAAAACCACAGACTTGGGGCTAGTTTCTTCTGTTCGCGCACGATACCCGAGTGTCGAAACGTCAAGTATATCCTACCATCTATTGCATACCAGCTAGCATCCTTCTCGCCCCCATTTCGATATGCTTTGTCCCAGACTCTAAGATTGGATCGCGACGTGCATCACCGGCTCCTCAAGAGCCAATTCGAGAGTCTTATTGTTAAGCCGATACTCGCGGCCAAACATACGCTATCTTATGACATCGTAGTGGTGATCGACGCCTTGGACGAATGCGAGAATGAGAATAGCATTGGCCAAATATTGGACTTACTACTGGGGGTCGACCTTTCTGTACCTATCCGGTTTCTCATCTCCAGTCGACCCGAACCAGAAATTTACCGTCGAATGATGCAGCGAACTGGTCAAAGCTTTGAGGCACGCCTTGTGTTGCACGAACTTGACCAGGGTGTTGTCAAGAAAGACATCAAGACTTATTTAATCCATCAACTTAACGGAATTCCCTTGACGCCGGCCCAACTAGATGCCCTGGTTGAACGCTCTGGAATCTTATTCATTTACGCCGCGACCGCTGCCGCTTACATTAGGGCTGGATATATCCTTATGGAGCATCAAGAAAGGTTGGACATGATATTGGGTATATCTACCCCTTCTTCGGATGGAAAGGATAAGTACATCGACGAACTTTACAGGACAATACTCAGCGCTGCATTCAATAATTTCGCTCTTGATAAATCAGGCCGAGAGCGAATGGGTACCATCCTTAATACAGTGATTTGTGCACAAGAACCAATGACAACCCAAACGATTGCGGGTTTGCTGAAGCTCAAAAATAGAGAGCAAGTACAGGCGCTATTACGACCCCTTGGTTCGGTCATTCATGTGTCTGAAAGAGGGGGCCTTGTCACGGTGCTCCATACATCTTTCTCCGATTTTTTGCTCGATCAACAGCGGTCAACTTCGTTTTACTGCAATCCGGCTCAAAACCATGAGTCTCTTGCCCGAGTTTGTTTGGAAGCCATCAAGAGCAATGATCCTCAATTCAATATCGGGGGTATCAAGTCCTCGTAATACCCTGATGAAGAAATAGCAGATATCGCTGAACGTGTAGATGGGGCTATCACACAAGAGCTATTTTATTCATGTCGAAACTGGGCCAACCACGTTCAACTTGCCGAGAAATGCGATGAATTAGAAAAACTAGTATATGATCACCTTTCCATCCGACTTCTGCTATGGATGGAAATTTTAAACTTGAAAAAATGCATAGATATGGGGGTGACTATAATGTATCAAGTAGACGGCTGGGCTCGAGTGAGTATATACCGTGAATAAGCTCATGACGCTAACACCAAATCTAAATTATATGTAGCATGTCGAAGCATCAAACCAGTTGATTGAATTGACGCACGATGCCTGGCGGTTCGTAACAACATTTGCCAGTCACCCGGTATCGAGAAGTACCCCACACATTTACCTATCAATGCTTCCATTCTGGCCTGGGGATGCACCTATATCTCTTCATTACACACTGGAGACGGGGATGTGTAGCGGTGGAAGGGATGAATCTCCGCGTATGCGGGCACGTGCTATATACATGCGACTGGGGAGCATACCCCCGTGTACCCCCTGCTCCAGGTGCCCCCCCACATAACGACGTCTGCCCTCAGACGCATCTGACGACAGCCATAAAACCGCTGTATATACATAAAGAGAGAGAATGTTATAAATAGTGGTGCGGAGATGTGCAATTGCCGAGAATACAACACACAAAACATGAGTATTTAACAGATGCAACTACAGTGTACACAACGAGGTCGAGGATTGGGCAACAGCTTGCTAGATTCCTTCCAAGACTTTGGTACAACCGACCAACCACGTACAAGATCTATTACGGTCGTTGCGAGGGGCGGAAGAAGTGAAATCCGCTTGGATTCCCCATTTCCCTCAACCGAGAATGCGTGAAAAAGGGAGGAATAGAACTCATGGGCCACGTACTCCAGCACGTATAAGTCCCCGGCAGCATCTTGTATGGTATAGCCATCCTCAGGTGCTCTCAGGTAATGTCCAACAGCCACAAAATATGCTAGGTCCTCCTGCATGAGTGTATCTTTGACCCATAGAGATCCATTCTCCGGGTATGGCTCTGGGAATGGCTCGCATTGTGCGGCTTCCTCAGGCACTTGTTCCGTGACGGGCTCTGGGCCAGATTCAGGCTCAGGTGGAGTATTGGGCACTTTGGGTGAGCGGCATTGATTGAGAGTGACCGGTGCATACCCAACGGCGTCGCATGCAAGTGTTGCAATGGCTGACAAAGCATCACGAAGCTCATTGGGAGTGGTAGGTCTGGCAGGTACCGTATATTGGTTGGCCTTGACTGCGGGTTTGAACGTTGGGTGATTAGGAGACGATTTGACTCTGGTGGGTTGCGGTGATAGATGTTCACGACAAGTTTTGGGTGGTCTTGACCGGGCTACCTTGCGACGTTGGCGGTGGCCAATTGATTGCCAGGGTTTGGTGGGCGCTTGGATCTCCTCCACGGCTAAGCATGAACGAGTTGGGGCTCGCCAATTACGCTGATAGTAGCAAGACTGCCTCGAAAGGTATTTTCGGGTTGTGTCCTGGTCAATTCGCGCCTCAAGGATTTGCATATAACTACATCTAGTCTCAAGGGGAAGCTGTAAGAACCAGACAAGCTCCCAGTAGTTGCCGGGATCAAGATCGGCTTTCCGTCGCAGCTCAATCTCAAACAAGTCGGCCAAGTGGCGGTCTTTGGAGTCGGACATTGTGTGTGTcaagaaaggaaggtgtGGTTTAGGGTAAAATAACTTGGGGTGCCAAGAGTCCAGAGGCACGAGGCAAAAGTAATGAGAACTTGTGAGGGGCGCAAAGCGCGTGTTTTGACGAGGTGAGTCTAACGAACTTCACGTATGGTGCAAAATGGAGATGAATATATCGATTTATGGGGTTGGCAAGTAATAAAATGCAAAACTACGAGTAAAAGCGCGTGTGTCGCGCAAGGTACGCCAAAAAAGATCCTCAATTTAGAATCGCGCCGACAATTGTGCCAAACGCTGGTAAAGTGGGTAGCGGTGAGGTATAGCGGTAGGCTACGGGGCCTTCGAATCCACCCTCGTCACCACGGTGGAGACGGGGATGTGTAGCGGTGGAAGGGATGAATCTCCGCGTATGCGGGCACGTGCTATATACATGCGACTGGGGAGCATACCCCCGTGTACCCCCTGCTCCAACACCCAGAATACGTCATATGGTTAAGCCTGAAGGAACTGCGCTAACAAGACGGCAACCTGCGCTACTTGCTACTTGGTCTTTTAGGAGTCAGGTCACATCCGCGAAGTTCTCTCCCGATGGATCGCGGATTGTAGTGGCCACAGGCAAAGAGCTACTCATCATTGATGGATATACGGGGCGACGGTTGGTGGGCCCATTAAAGGGGCACACCAATACAATTTCGTCTGTTGAATTTTCCCCGGATGGACTTCAAAtcgcttcctcctcttggGACGGGACGATACGAATTTGGAACGCCCAAACTGGCAAAATGCCATTCGAGCCTCTTACAGGCCACGTACACTCTGTCGAGTCGGTTCAATTTTCCCCGGACGGCGCGCAACTGGTCTCTGGGTCATGGGATACAACACTGAGAGTATGGGATACTACCAGGGGCGTTACTATTATGGGTCCATTGCAAGGCCATACCGCGTTTGTCACCTCGGTCGCATTCTCACCCGGCGGTGATCTGATTGCTTCTGGATCTTACGATAAAACTATCCGAATATGGGAGGTTGAAGGTGGGGCTATGAAACATGGGCCATTGAAAGGGCACCTAGCAGGGATTACCTCGATCGTATTCTCTCCCGATGGTACATGGCTTGCGTCTGGATCAAGGGATGGAGCTATTCGAGTATGGGATGTAAAAAACTGGCTCGAGTGTGGGATGTCAGTTGAGGGTGCTACAGGTCCGATCACAGCAATTCAGTTTTCTCCCGATGCTCAACAAATCATATCGGCTTCTGAAGACAAGttggtacgcatatatatactggaAAACTCAAACTGGAGAGAAAGAATAACACTCGCGGGCCACACTGGTCATGTTACGTCGGTTATGTTCTCGCAAGACGGGCGTCGAATTGTATCCGGCTCATTCGACAGTAGCGCTCGGGTATGGGATGCAAATATCAAACATACTTCACCTTGGTTCCTTCCACCCGATGGACATCGCAACGAAGTAAACTTGGTTCAATATCTACTCGATGATAGCACCATCGTCTCCAGGTCGATTGACAGGGTTGCCCGATCTTGGAGTTCTCCAGCTTACGAAGCTTTAAAGCCCCATGGTTGGCACATAAATTTTGATAAAGAGCAAACGTGCATGGCCTTCTCTAATGAAGGGGTTGTTTTGTCAGGCTCTGCCGCGGGGGCTATTGAGATAATCTCAAATAATCCAACCTATTTCCGTGTCAAGAACGTTGACCGCGCCGGCGTAACTGCGCTTGCTTGGTCTTCAAACGGTGATTACATTGCTTCAGGATCAAGCGGAATAGTCCAACTCTGGAACAGCCGAACCGGGCAAGAAATATTCGATCAACATACAAGATCTTCAAATCGTGTAACTGCGCTTGTGTTTTCTCCCAGAGACACGCATATAGCTGCCAGCTCCGGGATGATTGTAACAATTTGGGATATTAAAGATATGAAAGCTAATCAGAGTGTTCTCGAAGGACACACTCAACCAACTACCTCGATTTCCTTCTCTcccaacaacaaactaataGCGTCAGGCTCGGAGGATACAACTGTCCGTGTCTGGGAATTTCAGACCGGAAAATTTGTTTTCAGCCCACTCAAAGGGCATAAAGCTACAGTTACTTCATTGGATTTCTCACCAGATGGTGCTCGGATAGCTTCCGCCTCGAGGGACATGCACATTTGTCTGTGGGACTTACGCAGTGAAGCCCTTTTATTCAAGATCCTCGAAGGGCATACCGGAGCGGTTCTCTCTATAGCATTTTCTCACAGTGGTACGCATATTGTCTCCGGCTCATCTGATACTGCAATTCGCATCTGGGACGTACGAGATGATCCTTTGGCTCCCAAATCAGGTACTATTGAATCTCTCCAACCTCTTCTGTGGGAGAAACTGATGAATTAGAGCTAGAAAACACTTGTCAATCTGTTATTTCGCAAACTGACCCAGTTCGTTGGTCTTTAACGGAGGATGGCTGGATAGTAGACACTCGTGAGCGACCCTTGGTATGGGTACCCCCAGACCTCCGCGTTTCGCTTTTAAGGCCAGAAAATACGGGCatcatatgcatacatgGCTCGTTAACGCTAGATTTCCAGTACGCCATAATGGGCGACTCATGGGAGAATTGTTACGTGTCTAGCTAAACTTTATATCATACTTGAACTTAAAACAAATGTTTACCGTAGAGAGAAATACTAACCAgccagagggagaagagtTACACTTATCTTAGAAAGGCA
The Rhizoctonia solani chromosome 8, complete sequence DNA segment above includes these coding regions:
- a CDS encoding cyclin-dependent kinase; the encoded protein is MENYAKLEKVGEGTYGVVYKARDINTGRIVALKKIRLEAEDEGVPSTAIREISLLKELKDDNVVALLDIVHADSKLYLVFEFLDMDLKRYMETVNSKNGNRGLDKQLIKVKFTYQLLAGLRYCHGHRILHRDLKPQNLLIDTDENLKLADFGLARAFGIPLRTYTHEVVTLWYRSPEVLLGSRHYSTAIDMWSVGCIVAEMVMHGQPLFPGDSEIDQIFKIFRLLGTPNEEIWPGVSQLPDYKETFPRWSAVELSQTVRGIDAQGLDLIAQSLIYDTAHRISAKRALTHPYFNDLAT
- a CDS encoding peptidase C14, whose amino-acid sequence is MISNLKARAKRRLGIGVRAQDTAVPELPNQTDPSISAIPTSPLPESPTTPSNNTSTVHLNNGWNISTTSLPALTLSTDKPSESSTIDDSVRPVIDNRHSTMRFKTRTEIYLWSGLKKLSSLLDSSTEAFGPLKSAIGGLKWCIDLYESTIRANSEYNELRVKLDSLLGDLSKFVDRPINPTMMSNVIYLSKRIQTELALVLQKQERGLIRRHAETLGDPDEVVRIYRRINTHLERFMFNANLSIWETIEQQSTDALIEKLSFATSAMYNSAEAIDVKRGPCTPETRQSELEQLRGWGHGGQSHNVYWLNGMAGTGKTTLAYSLCAELDQNHRLGASFFCSRTIPECRNVKYILPSIAYQLASFSPPFRYALSQTLRLDRDVHHRLLKSQFESLIVKPILAAKHTLSYDIVVVIDALDECENENSIGQILDLLLGVDLSVPIRFLISSRPEPEIYRRMMQRTGQSFEARLVLHELDQGVVKKDIKTYLIHQLNGIPLTPAQLDALVERSGILFIYAATAAAYIRAGYILMEHQERLDMILGISTPSSDGKDKYIDELYRTILSAAFNNFALDKSGRERMGTILNTVICAQEPMTTQTIAGLLKLKNREQVQALLRPLGSVIHVSERGGLVTVLHTSFSDFLLDQQRSTSFYCNPAQNHESLARVCLEAIKSNDPQFNIGGIKSS
- a CDS encoding peptidase C14 — protein: MVKPEGTALTRRQPALLATWSFRSQVTSAKFSPDGSRIVVATGKELLIIDGYTGRRLVGPLKGHTNTISSVEFSPDGLQIASSSWDGTIRIWNAQTGKMPFEPLTGHVHSVESVQFSPDGAQLVSGSWDTTLRVWDTTRGVTIMGPLQGHTAFVTSVAFSPGGDLIASGSYDKTIRIWEVEGGAMKHGPLKGHLAGITSIVFSPDGTWLASGSRDGAIRVWDVKNWLECGMSVEGATGPITAIQFSPDAQQIISASEDKLVRIYILENSNWRERITLAGHTGHVTSVMFSQDGRRIVSGSFDSSARVWDANIKHTSPWFLPPDGHRNEVNLVQYLLDDSTIVSRSIDRVARSWSSPAYEALKPHGWHINFDKEQTCMAFSNEGVVLSGSAAGAIEIISNNPTYFRVKNVDRAGVTALAWSSNGDYIASGSSGIVQLWNSRTGQEIFDQHTRSSNRVTALVFSPRDTHIAASSGMIVTIWDIKDMKANQSVLEGHTQPTTSISFSPNNKLIASGSEDTTVRVWEFQTGKFVFSPLKGHKATVTSLDFSPDGARIASASRDMHICLWDLRSEALLFKILEGHTGAVLSIAFSHSGTHIVSGSSDTAIRIWDVRDDPLAPKSGTIESLQPLLWEKLMN